A part of Rhinolophus ferrumequinum isolate MPI-CBG mRhiFer1 chromosome 11, mRhiFer1_v1.p, whole genome shotgun sequence genomic DNA contains:
- the C2CD2L gene encoding phospholipid transfer protein C2CD2L isoform X2, with amino-acid sequence MDLGWGQWDVGWAALLILFAASLLTVFGWLLQYARGLWLVRARGSRVPRSALAAEPAGSLRELGVWRSLLRLRATRAAAPEEPGIQGLLASLFAFKSFRENWQRAWVRALNEQACRDGSSIQIAIEEVPQRLLRASISHVTCVDQSEHTMVLHCQLSAEEVMFPVSVTQQSPAAVSMETYHITLTLPPTQLEVNLEEIPDEGLLVSWAFSDRPDLSLTVLPKLQTRERSEEQVELSTVEELIKDTIVSTQPAMMINLRACSAPEVLVPSEKPPMVPQAQPAIPRPTRLFLRQLRASHLGIDLEGTGDLCCVAELDNPMQQKWTKPTRAGPEVEWTEDLALDLGPQSRELALKVLRSSGYGDTELLGQATLPVGSPSRPLSRRQVCPLTPGPGKALGPAATMAVELQYEEGSPQNLGTPTLSTPRPSITPTKKIELDRTIMPDGTIVTTVTTVQSRPRVDGKLDSPSRSPSKVEVTEKTTTVLSESNGPSSTSHSSSRDSHLSNGLDPVAETAIRQLTEPSGRAAKKTPTKRSTLIISGVSKVPIAQDELALSLGYAASLEASMQDDAGSSGGPCSPLSDPPAMSPGPLEALSSPTSVQEADETTRSDISERPSVDDVESETGSTGALETRSLKDHKVSFLRSGTKLIFRRRPRQKEAGLSQSHDDLSNTMATPSVRKKAGSFSRRLIKRFSFKSKPKANGNPSPQL; translated from the exons ATGGATCTGGGCTGGGGGCAGTGGGACGTGGGCTGGGCGGCCCTGCTGATCCTTTTCGCCGCCTCGCTGCTCACGGTGTTCGGCTGGCTGCTGCAGTATGCCCGGGGCTTGTGGCTGGTGCGGGCCCGCGGGTCCCGGGTTCCGAGATCCGCCTTAGCTGCTGAGCCCGCGGGCTCCCTGCGGGAGCTGGGCGTGTGGCGCTCGCTGCTGCGGCTGCGGGCTACTCGGGCCGCCGCCCCGGAGGAGCCAGGCATTCAGGGCCTCCTAGCGTCACTCTTTGCCTTCAAGTCTTTTCGGGAGAACTGGCAGCGGGCTTGGGTGCGAGCGCTCAACGAGCAGGCCTGCAGGGACGGG AGCTCCATCCAAATCGCCATTGAGGAGGTGCCCCAACGCCTACTCAGAGCCAGCATTAGTCATGTGACCTGCGTAGACCAATCAGAGCACACCATG GTGCTGCATTGCCAGCTCTCTGCTGAGGAGGTGATGTTCCCAGTTTCTGTGACCCAGCAGTCCCCCGCTGCTGTCTCCATGGAGACCTACCACATCACACTGACACTGCCACCAACACAG TTGGAAGTCAACCTGGAGGAAATCCCTGATGAGGGGCTGCTCGTATCCTGGGCCTTCAGTGATCGCCCAGATCTCAGCCTAACAGTGCTTCCGAAGCTGCAGACCAGAGAG AGAAGTGAGGAGCAAGTAGAGCTCTCCACTGTTGAGGAACTGATCAAAGATACCATTGTCAGCACCCAGCCAGCCATGATGATCAACCTCAGGGCTTGTTCTGCCCCTGAAGTTCTG GTACCCAGTGAGAAGCCACCTATGGtgccccaggcccagccagcTATCCCCAGACCTACCCGGTTATTCCTACGGCAGCTTCGAGCATCACACCTGGGAATAGACCTGGAAG GCACTGGCGACCTTTGCTGTGTAGCTGAACTTGACAACCCCATGCAACAGAAGTGGACCAAGCCCACGAGGGCTGGTCCTGAGGTGGAGTGGACCGAGGATCTGGCACT GGATCTGGGCCCCCAGAGCCGAGAGCTGGCCCTCAAAGTGCTGAGGAGCAGCGGCTATGGAGACA CTGAACTCCTGGGCCAGGCCACACTGCCCGTGGGCTCCCCTTCCAGACCACTGTCCCGAAGACAGGTGTGCCCACTCACCCCTGGACCAGGGAAAGCTCTGGGACCCGCAGCCACCATGGCAGTGGAG CTTCAGTATGAGGAGGGCTCCCCCCAGAACCTGGGCACTCCCACTCTCTCCACTCCACGCCCCAGCATCACACCTACCAAGAAGATTGAGCTAGACCGGACCATCATGCCTGATGGCACCATTGTCACCACGGTTACCACTGTCCAGTCCCGGCCCCGTGTGGATGGCAAATTAG aCTCCCCCTCCCGCTCCCCGTCCAAGGTGGAGGTGACCGAGAAGACAACAACCGTGCTGAGTGAGAGCAATGGCCCCAGCAGTACCTCCCACAGCAGCAGCC GGGACAGCCACCTTTCCAACGGCTTGGACCCTGTGGCAGAGACAGCGATTCGCCAGCTGACTGAGCCCAGTGGGCGGGCAGCCAAGAAGACACCCACCAAGCGTAGCACTCTCATCATCTCTGGTGTTTCCAAG GTGCCCATTGCTCAGGACGAGTTGGCACTGTCCTTGGGCTATGCGGCATCTCTGGAAGCCTCAATGCAGGACGATGCAGGGAGCAGCGGAGGTCCTTGTTCGCCTCTCTCAGACCCACCAGCCATGTCCCCAGGACCCCTAGAGGCCCTTTCCAGTCCCACAAGTGTCCAGGAAGCAGATGAGACAACACGTTCAGACATTTCTGAAAGGCCATCTGTGGATGATGTTGAATCGGAAACAGGATCTACTGGTGCCCTAGAGACCCGCAGCCTCAAGGATCACAAAG TGAGTTTCCTGCGCAGTGGCACTAAGCTCATCTTCCGCCGGAGACCTCGACAGAAGGAAGCTGGTCTGAGCCAATCACACGATGACCTCTCCAACACGATGGCCACACCTAGTGTCCGAAAGAAGGCTGGCAGTTTTTCTCGCCGCCTTATTAAGCGCTTTTCCTTCAAATCCAAACCCAAGGCCAATGgcaaccccagcccccagctctga
- the C2CD2L gene encoding phospholipid transfer protein C2CD2L isoform X1: MDLGWGQWDVGWAALLILFAASLLTVFGWLLQYARGLWLVRARGSRVPRSALAAEPAGSLRELGVWRSLLRLRATRAAAPEEPGIQGLLASLFAFKSFRENWQRAWVRALNEQACRDGSSIQIAIEEVPQRLLRASISHVTCVDQSEHTMVLHCQLSAEEVMFPVSVTQQSPAAVSMETYHITLTLPPTQLEVNLEEIPDEGLLVSWAFSDRPDLSLTVLPKLQTRERSEEQVELSTVEELIKDTIVSTQPAMMINLRACSAPEVLVPSEKPPMVPQAQPAIPRPTRLFLRQLRASHLGIDLEGTGDLCCVAELDNPMQQKWTKPTRAGPEVEWTEDLALDLGPQSRELALKVLRSSGYGDTELLGQATLPVGSPSRPLSRRQVCPLTPGPGKALGPAATMAVELQYEEGSPQNLGTPTLSTPRPSITPTKKIELDRTIMPDGTIVTTVTTVQSRPRVDGKLDSPSRSPSKVEVTEKTTTVLSESNGPSSTSHSSSPGDSHLSNGLDPVAETAIRQLTEPSGRAAKKTPTKRSTLIISGVSKVPIAQDELALSLGYAASLEASMQDDAGSSGGPCSPLSDPPAMSPGPLEALSSPTSVQEADETTRSDISERPSVDDVESETGSTGALETRSLKDHKVSFLRSGTKLIFRRRPRQKEAGLSQSHDDLSNTMATPSVRKKAGSFSRRLIKRFSFKSKPKANGNPSPQL; this comes from the exons ATGGATCTGGGCTGGGGGCAGTGGGACGTGGGCTGGGCGGCCCTGCTGATCCTTTTCGCCGCCTCGCTGCTCACGGTGTTCGGCTGGCTGCTGCAGTATGCCCGGGGCTTGTGGCTGGTGCGGGCCCGCGGGTCCCGGGTTCCGAGATCCGCCTTAGCTGCTGAGCCCGCGGGCTCCCTGCGGGAGCTGGGCGTGTGGCGCTCGCTGCTGCGGCTGCGGGCTACTCGGGCCGCCGCCCCGGAGGAGCCAGGCATTCAGGGCCTCCTAGCGTCACTCTTTGCCTTCAAGTCTTTTCGGGAGAACTGGCAGCGGGCTTGGGTGCGAGCGCTCAACGAGCAGGCCTGCAGGGACGGG AGCTCCATCCAAATCGCCATTGAGGAGGTGCCCCAACGCCTACTCAGAGCCAGCATTAGTCATGTGACCTGCGTAGACCAATCAGAGCACACCATG GTGCTGCATTGCCAGCTCTCTGCTGAGGAGGTGATGTTCCCAGTTTCTGTGACCCAGCAGTCCCCCGCTGCTGTCTCCATGGAGACCTACCACATCACACTGACACTGCCACCAACACAG TTGGAAGTCAACCTGGAGGAAATCCCTGATGAGGGGCTGCTCGTATCCTGGGCCTTCAGTGATCGCCCAGATCTCAGCCTAACAGTGCTTCCGAAGCTGCAGACCAGAGAG AGAAGTGAGGAGCAAGTAGAGCTCTCCACTGTTGAGGAACTGATCAAAGATACCATTGTCAGCACCCAGCCAGCCATGATGATCAACCTCAGGGCTTGTTCTGCCCCTGAAGTTCTG GTACCCAGTGAGAAGCCACCTATGGtgccccaggcccagccagcTATCCCCAGACCTACCCGGTTATTCCTACGGCAGCTTCGAGCATCACACCTGGGAATAGACCTGGAAG GCACTGGCGACCTTTGCTGTGTAGCTGAACTTGACAACCCCATGCAACAGAAGTGGACCAAGCCCACGAGGGCTGGTCCTGAGGTGGAGTGGACCGAGGATCTGGCACT GGATCTGGGCCCCCAGAGCCGAGAGCTGGCCCTCAAAGTGCTGAGGAGCAGCGGCTATGGAGACA CTGAACTCCTGGGCCAGGCCACACTGCCCGTGGGCTCCCCTTCCAGACCACTGTCCCGAAGACAGGTGTGCCCACTCACCCCTGGACCAGGGAAAGCTCTGGGACCCGCAGCCACCATGGCAGTGGAG CTTCAGTATGAGGAGGGCTCCCCCCAGAACCTGGGCACTCCCACTCTCTCCACTCCACGCCCCAGCATCACACCTACCAAGAAGATTGAGCTAGACCGGACCATCATGCCTGATGGCACCATTGTCACCACGGTTACCACTGTCCAGTCCCGGCCCCGTGTGGATGGCAAATTAG aCTCCCCCTCCCGCTCCCCGTCCAAGGTGGAGGTGACCGAGAAGACAACAACCGTGCTGAGTGAGAGCAATGGCCCCAGCAGTACCTCCCACAGCAGCAGCC CAGGGGACAGCCACCTTTCCAACGGCTTGGACCCTGTGGCAGAGACAGCGATTCGCCAGCTGACTGAGCCCAGTGGGCGGGCAGCCAAGAAGACACCCACCAAGCGTAGCACTCTCATCATCTCTGGTGTTTCCAAG GTGCCCATTGCTCAGGACGAGTTGGCACTGTCCTTGGGCTATGCGGCATCTCTGGAAGCCTCAATGCAGGACGATGCAGGGAGCAGCGGAGGTCCTTGTTCGCCTCTCTCAGACCCACCAGCCATGTCCCCAGGACCCCTAGAGGCCCTTTCCAGTCCCACAAGTGTCCAGGAAGCAGATGAGACAACACGTTCAGACATTTCTGAAAGGCCATCTGTGGATGATGTTGAATCGGAAACAGGATCTACTGGTGCCCTAGAGACCCGCAGCCTCAAGGATCACAAAG TGAGTTTCCTGCGCAGTGGCACTAAGCTCATCTTCCGCCGGAGACCTCGACAGAAGGAAGCTGGTCTGAGCCAATCACACGATGACCTCTCCAACACGATGGCCACACCTAGTGTCCGAAAGAAGGCTGGCAGTTTTTCTCGCCGCCTTATTAAGCGCTTTTCCTTCAAATCCAAACCCAAGGCCAATGgcaaccccagcccccagctctga
- the HINFP gene encoding histone H4 transcription factor isoform X2, with protein sequence MPPPGKVPRKENLGLQCEWGSCSFVCSAMEEFCEHVSQHLQKYLHGSVEEEEGEEDPLDEEFSCLWQECGFCSLDNSADLIRHVYFHCYHTKLKQWGLQALKSQADLSPCILDFHSRNIIPDIPDHFLCLWEHCESSFDNPEWFYRHVEAHSLCCEYKAVGKDNHMVLCGWKGCTCTFKDHCKLREHLRSHTQEKVVACPTCGGMFANNTKFLDHIRRQTSLDQQRFQCSHCSKRFATERLLRDHMRNHVNHYKCPLCDMTCPLPSSLRNHMRFRHSEDRPFKCDCCDYSCKNLIDLRKHLDTHSKEPVHRCDFENCSFSARSLCSIKSHYRKVHEGYSEPRYKCHVCDKCFTRGNNLTVHLRKKHQFKWPSGHPRFRYKEHEDGYMRLQLVRYESVELTQQLLRQPQEGSGLGASLNESSLQGIILETLPGEPGPQEDDEEEEEGRGGEGTAHSASQDTPSPVIHVVNQTNAQGEQEIVYYVLSETLAEHPPAPESPSESIMEKLQGIAEEPEIQMV encoded by the exons ATGCCGCCCCCTGGGAAGGTTCCGCGGAAGGAGAACCTAGGGCTGCAGTGTGAGTGGGGGTCCTGCTCCTTTGTGTGCTCGGCCATGGAGGAGTTCTGTGAGCATGTTTCTCAGCACCTGCAGAAATACCTGCATGGCTccgtggaggaagaggagggagaggaggaccCACTGG ATGAAGAATTTTCCTGCTTGTGGCAGGAGTGTGGCTTTTGTTCTCTGGACAATTCTGCTGATCTCATCCGTCATGTCTACTTTCACTGCTACCACACCAAGCTGAAACAGTGGGGGCTGCAGGCCCTGAAAAGCCAGGCGGACCTCAGCCCCTGCATTCTGGACTTCCACAGCCGCAACATCATCCCTGACATCCCCGaccacttcctgtgtctctgggAGCACTGTGAG agctccttcGACAATCCCGAGTGGTTCTATCGGCACGTGGAAGCGCACAGCCTGTGCTGTGAATACAAAGCAGTCGGCAAGGACAACCACATGGTGCTGTGTGGCTGGAAAG GCTGTACCTGCACCTTTAAGGACCACTGTAAGCTTCGTGAGCACCTCCGCAGCCATACTCAGGAGAAAGTGGTGGCGTGCCCCACTTGCGGGGGTATGTTTGCCAACAATACGAAGTTCTTAGATCACATCCGTCGCCAGACCTCATTGGATC agCAACGCTTCCAGTGCTCCCACTGTTCCAAGAGATTTGCCACTGAGCGGCTGTTGCGAGACCACATGCGTAACCATG TGAATCACTATAAGTGCCCTCTGTGTGACATGACCTGTCCGCTGCCATCCTCCCTCCGCAACCACATGCGCTTTCGCCACAGCGAGGACCGGCCCTTCAAATGTGACTGTTGTGACTACAG TTGTAAGAATCTGATCGACCTCCGGAAGCACCTGGATACCCATAGCAAGGAGCCAGTGCACAGGTGTGATTTTGAGAACTGCAGCTTCAGTGCCCGATCCCTCTGCTCTATCAAGTCTCATTACCGAAAAGTACATGAA GGATACTCAGAGCCACGGTACAAATGTCACGTGTGTGACAAATGCTTCACAAGGGGCAACAACCTCACCGTGCACCTTCGCAAGAAGCACCAGTTCAAGTGGCCCTCAGGGCACCCCCGTTTTCG GTACAAGGAGCATGAAGATGGGTACATGCGACTGCAGCTGGTTCGCTATGAGAGTGTGGAGCTGACACAGCAATTGCTGCGTCAACCACAGGAAGGATCGGGCCTGGGAGCATCACTGAATGAGAGCAGCCTGCAGGGCATCATTCTAGAAACACTGCCAGGGGAGCCAGGACCCCAAGAAGACGacgaagaggaggaggagggcaggggtggcGAGGGAACAGCCCACTCAGCCTCTCAGGACACCCCTAGTCCCGTCATCCACGTGGTGAATCAGACCAATGCCCAAGGCGAGCAAGAGATTGTCTACTATGTGCTGTCTGAAACCCTGGCAGAGCACCCACCAGCCCCGGAGTCTCCCTCAGAGAGCATCATGGAAAAGCTTCAGGGAATAGCTGAGGAGCCAGAAATCCAGATGGTGTGA
- the HINFP gene encoding histone H4 transcription factor isoform X1 — protein sequence MPPPGKVPRKENLGLQCEWGSCSFVCSAMEEFCEHVSQHLQKYLHGSVEEEEGEEDPLDEEFSCLWQECGFCSLDNSADLIRHVYFHCYHTKLKQWGLQALKSQADLSPCILDFHSRNIIPDIPDHFLCLWEHCESSFDNPEWFYRHVEAHSLCCEYKAVGKDNHMVLCGWKGCTCTFKDHCKLREHLRSHTQEKVVACPTCGGMFANNTKFLDHIRRQTSLDPTLSSACPTPEQRFQCSHCSKRFATERLLRDHMRNHVNHYKCPLCDMTCPLPSSLRNHMRFRHSEDRPFKCDCCDYSCKNLIDLRKHLDTHSKEPVHRCDFENCSFSARSLCSIKSHYRKVHEGYSEPRYKCHVCDKCFTRGNNLTVHLRKKHQFKWPSGHPRFRYKEHEDGYMRLQLVRYESVELTQQLLRQPQEGSGLGASLNESSLQGIILETLPGEPGPQEDDEEEEEGRGGEGTAHSASQDTPSPVIHVVNQTNAQGEQEIVYYVLSETLAEHPPAPESPSESIMEKLQGIAEEPEIQMV from the exons ATGCCGCCCCCTGGGAAGGTTCCGCGGAAGGAGAACCTAGGGCTGCAGTGTGAGTGGGGGTCCTGCTCCTTTGTGTGCTCGGCCATGGAGGAGTTCTGTGAGCATGTTTCTCAGCACCTGCAGAAATACCTGCATGGCTccgtggaggaagaggagggagaggaggaccCACTGG ATGAAGAATTTTCCTGCTTGTGGCAGGAGTGTGGCTTTTGTTCTCTGGACAATTCTGCTGATCTCATCCGTCATGTCTACTTTCACTGCTACCACACCAAGCTGAAACAGTGGGGGCTGCAGGCCCTGAAAAGCCAGGCGGACCTCAGCCCCTGCATTCTGGACTTCCACAGCCGCAACATCATCCCTGACATCCCCGaccacttcctgtgtctctgggAGCACTGTGAG agctccttcGACAATCCCGAGTGGTTCTATCGGCACGTGGAAGCGCACAGCCTGTGCTGTGAATACAAAGCAGTCGGCAAGGACAACCACATGGTGCTGTGTGGCTGGAAAG GCTGTACCTGCACCTTTAAGGACCACTGTAAGCTTCGTGAGCACCTCCGCAGCCATACTCAGGAGAAAGTGGTGGCGTGCCCCACTTGCGGGGGTATGTTTGCCAACAATACGAAGTTCTTAGATCACATCCGTCGCCAGACCTCATTGGATC CCAccctttcttctgcctgccccaccccagagCAACGCTTCCAGTGCTCCCACTGTTCCAAGAGATTTGCCACTGAGCGGCTGTTGCGAGACCACATGCGTAACCATG TGAATCACTATAAGTGCCCTCTGTGTGACATGACCTGTCCGCTGCCATCCTCCCTCCGCAACCACATGCGCTTTCGCCACAGCGAGGACCGGCCCTTCAAATGTGACTGTTGTGACTACAG TTGTAAGAATCTGATCGACCTCCGGAAGCACCTGGATACCCATAGCAAGGAGCCAGTGCACAGGTGTGATTTTGAGAACTGCAGCTTCAGTGCCCGATCCCTCTGCTCTATCAAGTCTCATTACCGAAAAGTACATGAA GGATACTCAGAGCCACGGTACAAATGTCACGTGTGTGACAAATGCTTCACAAGGGGCAACAACCTCACCGTGCACCTTCGCAAGAAGCACCAGTTCAAGTGGCCCTCAGGGCACCCCCGTTTTCG GTACAAGGAGCATGAAGATGGGTACATGCGACTGCAGCTGGTTCGCTATGAGAGTGTGGAGCTGACACAGCAATTGCTGCGTCAACCACAGGAAGGATCGGGCCTGGGAGCATCACTGAATGAGAGCAGCCTGCAGGGCATCATTCTAGAAACACTGCCAGGGGAGCCAGGACCCCAAGAAGACGacgaagaggaggaggagggcaggggtggcGAGGGAACAGCCCACTCAGCCTCTCAGGACACCCCTAGTCCCGTCATCCACGTGGTGAATCAGACCAATGCCCAAGGCGAGCAAGAGATTGTCTACTATGTGCTGTCTGAAACCCTGGCAGAGCACCCACCAGCCCCGGAGTCTCCCTCAGAGAGCATCATGGAAAAGCTTCAGGGAATAGCTGAGGAGCCAGAAATCCAGATGGTGTGA
- the HINFP gene encoding histone H4 transcription factor isoform X3, protein MVLCGWKGCTCTFKDHCKLREHLRSHTQEKVVACPTCGGMFANNTKFLDHIRRQTSLDPTLSSACPTPEQRFQCSHCSKRFATERLLRDHMRNHVNHYKCPLCDMTCPLPSSLRNHMRFRHSEDRPFKCDCCDYSCKNLIDLRKHLDTHSKEPVHRCDFENCSFSARSLCSIKSHYRKVHEGYSEPRYKCHVCDKCFTRGNNLTVHLRKKHQFKWPSGHPRFRYKEHEDGYMRLQLVRYESVELTQQLLRQPQEGSGLGASLNESSLQGIILETLPGEPGPQEDDEEEEEGRGGEGTAHSASQDTPSPVIHVVNQTNAQGEQEIVYYVLSETLAEHPPAPESPSESIMEKLQGIAEEPEIQMV, encoded by the exons ATGGTGCTGTGTGGCTGGAAAG GCTGTACCTGCACCTTTAAGGACCACTGTAAGCTTCGTGAGCACCTCCGCAGCCATACTCAGGAGAAAGTGGTGGCGTGCCCCACTTGCGGGGGTATGTTTGCCAACAATACGAAGTTCTTAGATCACATCCGTCGCCAGACCTCATTGGATC CCAccctttcttctgcctgccccaccccagagCAACGCTTCCAGTGCTCCCACTGTTCCAAGAGATTTGCCACTGAGCGGCTGTTGCGAGACCACATGCGTAACCATG TGAATCACTATAAGTGCCCTCTGTGTGACATGACCTGTCCGCTGCCATCCTCCCTCCGCAACCACATGCGCTTTCGCCACAGCGAGGACCGGCCCTTCAAATGTGACTGTTGTGACTACAG TTGTAAGAATCTGATCGACCTCCGGAAGCACCTGGATACCCATAGCAAGGAGCCAGTGCACAGGTGTGATTTTGAGAACTGCAGCTTCAGTGCCCGATCCCTCTGCTCTATCAAGTCTCATTACCGAAAAGTACATGAA GGATACTCAGAGCCACGGTACAAATGTCACGTGTGTGACAAATGCTTCACAAGGGGCAACAACCTCACCGTGCACCTTCGCAAGAAGCACCAGTTCAAGTGGCCCTCAGGGCACCCCCGTTTTCG GTACAAGGAGCATGAAGATGGGTACATGCGACTGCAGCTGGTTCGCTATGAGAGTGTGGAGCTGACACAGCAATTGCTGCGTCAACCACAGGAAGGATCGGGCCTGGGAGCATCACTGAATGAGAGCAGCCTGCAGGGCATCATTCTAGAAACACTGCCAGGGGAGCCAGGACCCCAAGAAGACGacgaagaggaggaggagggcaggggtggcGAGGGAACAGCCCACTCAGCCTCTCAGGACACCCCTAGTCCCGTCATCCACGTGGTGAATCAGACCAATGCCCAAGGCGAGCAAGAGATTGTCTACTATGTGCTGTCTGAAACCCTGGCAGAGCACCCACCAGCCCCGGAGTCTCCCTCAGAGAGCATCATGGAAAAGCTTCAGGGAATAGCTGAGGAGCCAGAAATCCAGATGGTGTGA
- the HINFP gene encoding histone H4 transcription factor isoform X4, which translates to MRNHVNHYKCPLCDMTCPLPSSLRNHMRFRHSEDRPFKCDCCDYSCKNLIDLRKHLDTHSKEPVHRCDFENCSFSARSLCSIKSHYRKVHEGYSEPRYKCHVCDKCFTRGNNLTVHLRKKHQFKWPSGHPRFRYKEHEDGYMRLQLVRYESVELTQQLLRQPQEGSGLGASLNESSLQGIILETLPGEPGPQEDDEEEEEGRGGEGTAHSASQDTPSPVIHVVNQTNAQGEQEIVYYVLSETLAEHPPAPESPSESIMEKLQGIAEEPEIQMV; encoded by the exons ATGCGTAACCATG TGAATCACTATAAGTGCCCTCTGTGTGACATGACCTGTCCGCTGCCATCCTCCCTCCGCAACCACATGCGCTTTCGCCACAGCGAGGACCGGCCCTTCAAATGTGACTGTTGTGACTACAG TTGTAAGAATCTGATCGACCTCCGGAAGCACCTGGATACCCATAGCAAGGAGCCAGTGCACAGGTGTGATTTTGAGAACTGCAGCTTCAGTGCCCGATCCCTCTGCTCTATCAAGTCTCATTACCGAAAAGTACATGAA GGATACTCAGAGCCACGGTACAAATGTCACGTGTGTGACAAATGCTTCACAAGGGGCAACAACCTCACCGTGCACCTTCGCAAGAAGCACCAGTTCAAGTGGCCCTCAGGGCACCCCCGTTTTCG GTACAAGGAGCATGAAGATGGGTACATGCGACTGCAGCTGGTTCGCTATGAGAGTGTGGAGCTGACACAGCAATTGCTGCGTCAACCACAGGAAGGATCGGGCCTGGGAGCATCACTGAATGAGAGCAGCCTGCAGGGCATCATTCTAGAAACACTGCCAGGGGAGCCAGGACCCCAAGAAGACGacgaagaggaggaggagggcaggggtggcGAGGGAACAGCCCACTCAGCCTCTCAGGACACCCCTAGTCCCGTCATCCACGTGGTGAATCAGACCAATGCCCAAGGCGAGCAAGAGATTGTCTACTATGTGCTGTCTGAAACCCTGGCAGAGCACCCACCAGCCCCGGAGTCTCCCTCAGAGAGCATCATGGAAAAGCTTCAGGGAATAGCTGAGGAGCCAGAAATCCAGATGGTGTGA